One Kitasatospora sp. NBC_01287 DNA window includes the following coding sequences:
- a CDS encoding tRNA-dependent cyclodipeptide synthase, translating into MSTKPSPYQALPFSDRCRQVWGLGDHLLIGVSPGNSYFSARRIAELIDWGREFFDAVDVVYADLHVDAQFEAFGHTPEHAGRRAAKEIKTTARRIERGVEQAGPARVGVHALSEFLVEPVYQRLRAEVEAALREDQVFREAAEGMARSFLAGRLPAGVAAEAGQLAAGLRYICAELPFFLDTPALLGRASSISCHHIELPLTPVLFGRCEGLRAAPAQGYAVVRPAQAAGVAEAPGVAEASETLAA; encoded by the coding sequence ATGAGTACCAAGCCCAGCCCGTACCAGGCACTGCCCTTTTCCGACCGCTGCCGCCAGGTGTGGGGGCTCGGCGACCACCTGCTGATCGGAGTCAGCCCCGGCAACAGCTACTTCAGCGCCCGTCGCATAGCCGAACTCATCGACTGGGGACGGGAGTTCTTCGACGCGGTGGATGTCGTCTACGCCGATCTGCACGTCGACGCCCAGTTCGAGGCGTTCGGTCACACCCCCGAGCACGCCGGACGCCGGGCAGCCAAGGAGATCAAGACGACCGCCCGGCGGATCGAGCGCGGGGTCGAGCAGGCCGGTCCGGCGCGGGTCGGGGTGCACGCGCTCTCCGAGTTCCTGGTCGAGCCGGTCTACCAGCGGCTGCGCGCCGAGGTCGAGGCGGCGCTGCGCGAGGACCAGGTCTTCCGGGAGGCCGCCGAGGGCATGGCCCGTTCCTTCCTGGCGGGGCGACTGCCGGCCGGAGTGGCCGCCGAAGCCGGGCAGTTGGCCGCCGGGCTGCGCTACATCTGCGCCGAGCTGCCGTTCTTCCTGGACACGCCGGCGCTGCTCGGCCGGGCCAGCTCGATCTCCTGCCACCACATCGAACTCCCGCTCACCCCAGTGCTGTTCGGCCGCTGCGAAGGCCTGCGGGCGGCTCCCGCGCAGGGCTACGCGGTGGTCCGGCCGGCCCAGGCCGCCGGGGTCGCCGAGGCTCCCGGGGTCGCCGAGGCTTCCGAGACGCTCGCTGCCTGA
- a CDS encoding pyridoxal-dependent decarboxylase — MTADQGGRSPAQQPSHEQPSHEHAPHGHAPHEYPLPPLAGGVDGPAALRPLLIAVLDALAVGAARRGGPVAAGSPKELAEQVAQAFGAPAAALVPAAAPVSAAAPVPAAAPPTDIAALTALTELLAHGAADPADPACAAHLHCPPLAVAVAADLAVSALNPSQDSWDQAPAATVLETELLAELAALVGYRPERAAGVLTSGGTESNLLGLLLARGQLLSGQVELDGVDLAQRPRIFASRAAHFSIQRAAAVLGLGERAVVPVEVDRDQRMDPVALAAALAAAQRAGELPLAVVATAGTTDTGAIDPLHRCADLAADYGAWLHVDAAYGGGALLSDRLAPLLAGLERADSLSLDWHKLGWQPVAAGIFLVRRAESYAPLDRRVAYLNPADDEAAGYPSLLGRSLRTTRRADAFSIAVTLRTLGRAGLGRLVDRCHELARTAAELIRARPQLELFAEPLLTTVLFRCLPSDPAERADPVAVDAFNAELRRRLLASGRAVLGRTELLAPVPGVTGGLVRLKLTLLNPHTTEAELARLLDLVVAAARGQE, encoded by the coding sequence GTGACGGCGGACCAGGGCGGTCGGTCGCCCGCCCAGCAGCCCTCGCACGAGCAGCCCTCGCACGAGCACGCCCCGCACGGGCACGCCCCGCACGAGTACCCCTTGCCCCCGCTGGCGGGCGGGGTGGACGGACCGGCCGCGCTGCGTCCGCTGCTGATCGCGGTGCTGGACGCGCTGGCGGTCGGCGCGGCGCGGCGCGGCGGCCCGGTGGCGGCGGGCAGCCCGAAGGAGCTGGCCGAGCAGGTGGCCCAGGCCTTCGGCGCCCCGGCCGCCGCCCTGGTGCCGGCCGCCGCCCCGGTGTCGGCCGCCGCCCCGGTGCCGGCCGCGGCGCCGCCGACCGACATCGCCGCGCTGACCGCGCTCACCGAACTGCTCGCGCACGGCGCCGCCGACCCGGCCGACCCCGCTTGCGCCGCCCACCTGCACTGCCCGCCGCTGGCCGTCGCGGTCGCCGCCGACCTGGCGGTCAGCGCGCTCAACCCCTCGCAGGACTCCTGGGACCAGGCGCCGGCCGCCACCGTGCTGGAGACCGAGCTGCTGGCCGAACTGGCCGCCCTGGTCGGCTACCGGCCCGAGCGGGCGGCGGGGGTGCTCACCTCCGGCGGCACCGAGTCCAACCTGCTCGGCCTGCTGCTGGCCCGCGGCCAACTGCTCTCCGGGCAGGTCGAACTGGACGGCGTCGACCTCGCGCAGCGGCCGCGGATCTTCGCCTCCCGGGCCGCGCACTTCTCGATCCAGCGCGCCGCCGCGGTGCTCGGCCTCGGCGAACGCGCGGTGGTCCCCGTCGAGGTCGACCGCGACCAGCGGATGGACCCGGTGGCGCTGGCCGCCGCGCTGGCCGCGGCCCAGCGCGCCGGCGAGCTCCCGCTCGCGGTGGTGGCCACCGCGGGCACCACCGACACCGGCGCGATCGACCCGCTGCACCGCTGCGCCGACCTGGCCGCCGACTACGGCGCCTGGCTGCACGTGGACGCGGCCTACGGCGGTGGCGCACTGCTCTCCGACCGGCTGGCCCCGCTGCTGGCCGGCCTGGAGCGGGCCGACTCGCTCTCGCTGGACTGGCACAAGCTGGGCTGGCAGCCGGTGGCGGCCGGGATCTTCCTGGTCCGGCGCGCCGAGAGCTACGCCCCGCTGGACCGCCGGGTCGCCTATCTCAACCCGGCCGACGACGAGGCGGCCGGCTACCCGAGCCTGCTCGGCCGCTCGCTGCGTACCACCCGCAGGGCCGATGCCTTCTCGATCGCGGTCACGCTGCGCACCCTGGGCCGCGCGGGCCTGGGCCGCCTGGTCGACCGCTGCCACGAGCTGGCCCGCACGGCGGCCGAGTTGATCCGGGCCCGTCCGCAACTGGAGCTCTTCGCCGAGCCGCTGCTGACCACGGTCCTCTTCCGCTGCCTGCCGAGTGATCCGGCCGAGCGGGCCGACCCGGTGGCCGTCGACGCCTTCAACGCCGAACTGCGCCGCCGGCTGCTGGCGAGCGGTCGGGCGGTCCTGGGCCGGACCGAACTGCTCGCTCCGGTACCGGGAGTGACGGGGGGTCTGGTCCGGCTGAAGCTCACCCTGCTCAATCCGCATACCACCGAGGCCGAGCTGGCCCGGCTGCTGGACCTGGTCGTCGCCGCCGCGCGCGGTCAGGAGTAG